The window TCGCTCTAAACATGTATTTGAACCAGTCGAATCTCAAGTAACCGACTCCAAAAGGGCAGAAGAAGAGGTAAAACTACTCATCACTTCTCATGCACAGCTAATACCAGGTTTAATTTTTTGACTAGGAATTAATGAACGTATCATTTTCTCTTCTGCCCACCTTTCGGTTTTTGTTGGCGAATTGAAAGACACTTAtgaatacttatttttttactcTCCTTTTTCTGGTGCCTTGGGGTCTATCCAAGGTCCATACTCCCTCCATTCTTGATGAAGCTGAAGACGTAGATCAAACCATCCGGGATTCTAACAACGCTGCAGGAATGGTTCATATTATGGCAGCTGAATCATTTGAGGGCCAGAAAACACAACAGGCTGAGGCCTGGAGACCCACAAGCACTACCCAAGCTCTTGAGAAGGGAAAGAAATTACCCCCACTGCACCCTAAAAAGGTGTTTATTCCTCCTCAGCCACAAGAGGAAAAGGAGGATACAATGAGCAGTAATCTGCCAGATTGGGAATTCACTCATGGCAACAAAGAGATTGAGGTAAAGGACACTCAGGAAGTACTACAACACACTGCTAATGATGTGGAGAACATTTCTAATGATGGGATACTAGTGAAAGAGAGGGTCTCCGAATTGCCACCTACTTCAGCTGTTCATGTCTCAATTCCTTTGCCTCAAAGCTTGGTTGGACTTCCTACTCCCTTCTCTTCAAGTCGGGCCCCAGTGCCACTTACCACCCTTACCAGTGCTCCTGAGAAGCCCATCCTGTCCTCTTTTTCAACAGTTGGCTCAGACTCATCACCTACCATTATTTCGAGTCATGAACTTCAGGGTAGGAGAGCAGCACCCACAGTCGAAAATCCTACTCTCCCCATCTCAACCATGACCAATGCTAGCACATTGGTGCCCGGAAGCTCAAACCTACAACCTCCTCCCCAAGCCGAGCACCAGGGGATTTTAAGGGATGAAGAGTCTATTCCCCAAATAGGCCCACATGCTCAGGCAGGAAGTTTGGCATGGATCAGGGAAACCAGTATTCAAGTTCAAGGACCTGGGTTCTCTCCTGCGGGCTATTCAATTTTGGAGCAAATATTTACCAAGTATGGGACATAACTGCTGATTGCTGCTTTACAGCGCCCCAGTTTCGAGCCCAGTTTCTAGCCTCCATAGTGAAGATTGTGCAACTGATGCAGCAGCACACTGCCCGAGAACTATCAGATGCAGATATCTCCTTTATTTGTAGTACATTGAGCGATTTGGAGAGGGCACAGGTTAAGGTTGATTGGTTAAGAACTCAATTTGTTACTGTGGGGCCTCTGATTCACTATGCACAGGCTGAGGCCAAGAGGGCCATGATGCTCACTCACTTGAGTGCAATGAAAGTTGAAATGGCACAGCTAGAGCATGAGCTGGATCAATCTGAGGCCATCTTGCGAGGCTTGAAAGATCAAATGCCTGACTGGCTTGGAATTGAGGATAAGCTTGGCAAGGGATTATTGTAGACCATTTGCTCAttgttttctgtttgttttttgaaGCTTGGATGACTTGAGGAATATTGGCATGTTGGAGTTCACATTTATCAGATAATGATCCATGGAAGCTTAAACATTAGCTGACTAATTCATCATCCCAAAACATGAGAACAACCAAATCCATGTTATGAGCTGAAGTCCTTGTAGAATCCTTGTTCTGATTGCTGAAACTCAAAGGAGACTATAGTCCATAAGATAGGGAAGAATTCCTTATTCTGATTGATTTGAATTTCTGAATTTCGAAGTGATCAGCCCCTTAGGTATGACTTGCTTAGTTTTCTAAGTTTTGTATTTCAGAAAGCTCTGTAAGATATATATTACATGTTTTCTTATATATGAAATCTGATCTGTGTTCATCTTATGCTTCCATTCTTAATCATTAAACCAATCTTGAGAAGAAGCTTGGGATTTTAAACTACAAGTACTCAATTCAAAATCTTCATCAATTTTGATCGCCtaattgagaattgttttaaaaccTATGCCTTGAAGAATGATGCTTAGAGTACCAATTGTTTGCTCAATTTTTAGCTGAAGGACTGGCATTTAAAGGGCATGTTTTTTGGGAAAAAGCTAGACATCTACgctagaattttggaaaaagctcaatttggttttgaaatgatgaattttgaattgcgaagaaagaaagaaaaatcttttatagTGTCTTCAACACGGgaaaatgtttaaaagaaaataagaggaTGGTGATATGAGCAGGCAACAAATTTCATTTATACTAAAGGATATATATTAGGAGTGAGTATGAAATACTCTTCTTTGTATGTTTTTATCACAAATGCATCAATATCTTGGTGACAAATTTATGATTCTTAGCCCTGACTCTATAGCAAAGCTTAATACTTGTTCTCTTGAAAGATTTGTTGCATATCTTAATTctcatagtttttatttttttcaacttgaaaGCATCCGATCTTATCTAACAGATAGGTATAATCACGAATTAACTCtagaaaagattaaaataataaacaaaagaatCTCCGCTGCTAGAAGACAAAATTTTCTAAGCTTAAGCGACCAAGAAGAGTCGCCATCATCTAGTCTGAACACGCCAGATTAGAATTTGACTCTTCGTACAGTTGCTTGgggtaggaaaagaaaattgttcACCTCCCCCCTTCgtattggtattagagccaatCAATTTGTAGTTCTGTAATTAGCATGTTTGGCTTAATTTCGGTGGTAGGGTTGATAGTTTTTGTCTTAATCTTTGTTAGTTGCAAATGTCCAATAAGTATACTCAGGTAGAATATTTAgatctagaaataaaaataaaaaaaatctataaaataaaataaaataaaaaagagagagagagagagagagagagaggtaatTGCATCAGAATACCATTGAATTCAGTCCAACCTTGGAACTCAAGAGGTAGGATATTTGTCATGCTTTGCACAACGAAGATAGACAATTTAATACCTTGGTCGATTTGCTCATCAACTTGAGTGAAAACAATACGGCTTGTCAGGAAAGGACGTATAgggttttggaaaaaaatttaaaccatcATAGAAAATTTGACCAATCCCTATCATCCCTGAACTTTGATTATATCAAAGATCAGTTGAATCAGATAGAATTTAGAATCAAGACACCCCAAATTAATTCGAGCTTAgaaaaatttctttcaaaatgggAAATCCAGACTTTGATCAATCAGATCGATGTTCTCCAACCAAAAGCTGTTGAAGTAGAGATCAAAGAAACTTTAGAAAAAGTTCAAAGGAACATACATACACTTGAAGATTTTcagaaaattcttcaaaaacagcTTGAAGACCTAAAAAGATTAGTCAACAGTGTCTAATCTAAGACCTTTTCCCCTTTATGGAAAATGATCCTATCTATAAAAGAACTTTAGATGAGGCAAAGAGAGTCCGCAATGACCCAGTAGGATTAAGCAGAACTGATCCTCAAGGCCAGATAGATAATTCGGAACAGAAGAATAAAGGCTATTAAAGGGAAGATCTTGTGAGTTAACATGTAGTGTGCAACTGGGTCCACCATGCTTACTTGTCAACTCTTATGTCATTTGGTGGCCAAGAAGAAAGTCAGTAGGTGTGGTTGACACCCGattaaagaaggaaagaaaatatccAATGAAGAGGAGTCCTCGAGAGCGAATGAAATTAAGACCAagacaaaatttaaattgatgaTTAACGGGAGAAAGATAGGTTTGAGGAAGTCGATACCATTCTTCATTGTTATAAGGGGTAAGGAAAGAGATTTGAGAATCTCTCAAGCATTCAGTGCAAACCATTTTTTCATTGGTCATGGCTAAAGCTGATTGTGGAATTGTGAGCCGAGAACGGCACTCTGGTGGTACCAAGGAGATGTCTAGATGAGACTTAGAACTCCCGGTGTCAATCATGGCTTTGAGAACTTGAATGTTTCCGTTGGGGAACTTTAGTTTGTAGATTACTTGCAAAAGATAGGTGGATGCTATGGGTATAGGTAAGATATCATTAGGATCTTGTTGAGATATCCTAATTTGATGATAGTCATCATCTTCAGAATCAACAGTGTTAGATTCTACGATAATGATCCCTTTACCTTCAGAGATAAATTTCTTAGATAATTCTTTTTGAAGAATAACTAATTACTTCTCATGTTCCCTGCATTTTTTTCTATCATATGTGTAAGCTTTTCTATCTCTAATTGAAGTTTCTGAACTTCAATCTCAAGCGCTGCAGTTGAACCGGATCCTCTAACATAGGTTTGAGAAGTTTCTTCTAACTTTTCAGCCATTTTGACACAAAATGAAGAAGCTTCAAGGGAACATGTCAAGGATTGCTATCAAATCCTTCTCTATGTATCCAATGATGATTGGTGCAGTTAGCATTTTCGGTTAAAGAATTCATAAAAATGAATTCATCTGTGGATTCATCAGAAAATAATGCCATTATTTCTAAGTCAGAACCTGTTTCAGAACAGATGCTGAAAACTTCATATGGTTCTTCATCACCTCTTAAACTTACAACGCCTTCTAATCCCTGAATGAGGTTTATCCTTTCATTGTTGCTACGCTTATGTTTATTTGGGCAAGCATTACCAAAATGTTTAGGATCAACACATATGAAAGAAGAGCCTTTTGCCTTGGATGGTCTCTTAACCTGATGAGGTGAAGTTTTTACTCCTTTTTTGAAGGTAGTGCTTCTCCTAATAAACAACCTTTTTGGCTTTTGAGCCCACTGTTTTctacttcttttattttctttggcgGCTTTTTCAGTCTTTTTaagatttttgtatttttttcttaagctaaccaGATTCTCTACACTCTTGTGGAGCGTagattatatttttacaaaagcCAAAGTCTTGCTTTTTGAGCGTGCTTTGGATTGCAGCCTATGAACATTTTTCACAAactatcatatatatatatatatatatatatatatatatatatatatctaattcTAGGTCCTACTCCCAATCTAGTTGATTAGCAGTAGATTTCTGCCATCCTAACTCTATTTCTCTTCCTAATTGTCCAGGCAATTTTCTAAGATATCTATTCccaatttcttcatcaaagaAACGACCAGTTTTACTAGCCAAGGAAATATAACTTGTAGAAAATTCAGTTAGGAAAGCCCATCTTGAAGTTGTAATTGCTCAAGATCTGCTAGAGCAATATTCTGTTGTGTGGTATTTCCTCTTCTTGGATCTTTTCCAATACATAATTCTTTGATGAGAGAAGTGAAGTTGTAAGGGTTTTCTCCTAACCTTCGTTTAATCTAGCTGGATAGTCCCTTTTGAAACAGTCAAAGATATTCATCATTATTTCTCCTAACAATGTGGCCATGAATTCCTACATATTGCTAGTACCATGGTATGCAAACTATGTTCTTACTGCATCTACTTCCCATGTGTCTATTAGCTTAGACCAAGACTATGGATCATAAGAAGCAAGATGTAACATGCTTCTGTTTGTGTTGGCAACGGGTAGGTTTCCAATGGCTTCTAatggatatttttttcttttgtaagaaTGTCTTTTGTTAAACAAAAGATGAGTTGCTGGTGGTCTTGGAATTCTTCCTTGTAACTCTTGATCTATATTTCTCGGTGGGGGAATGACCCAAGTTGGTCTAGATTTACAAAGGATTCTACCTCTATAAACACGGtttcattttggttttttaggATATCaaaaggttttcttttttctttcacgATATCATCAAGATAATCAAGATTATACATTTCATGATAGATCTTCATGACTATGTCGTAATCACGATTGTGCTTTGTCATGAGTTTTTCGAAATCATTATCTAACATTTCCCTCATTTCTTCTAGACTTACTGATGAACTGTCACCAACGAGAGCCATTGTAatgttttcttcaaattcttcatccaACAAATTTTGATCACTAGATAATGCCCCCTACTTTATGTAATTAGTGAAGCAAACACTAATATTACTTTGAGAGTCTTTGTACATTTATGACTTTTGAAAGACAAGAATTTGGTTTCCTAGGAGAGATTGAGAGTCAATCTTCCAATCTAATCCTGCATTCAATTCTGATGAGAATTGTTTTGTTGGTATTGCCTTAATACCTTTTGAGGTAAGTGTAGCAATAAGGTCCTTTTCACTCATTTGGGAATTAGTTGTACTATTATTGCTTAATCTTCCAATAAATCCCACATAATAACCTTAGGTCATAACTCGTTGtaggtcatgtccaatgtgtaaccatacacactagtatgCTCACCATGAGAACACATCTTGATAgtcaagaccaaccatccctccaattagaaggtaatgcactatagtctctaatAGATTGTCTAAATCTAATGAATTGattatgaacaagtcatctacttgcaagaaactcataacttggatcttccgtacaactcctaatgcaccaaaTCATGTACAATTTAAGAGATGTTAGGCGAGAAtgcttataaaatataatacatggaataaggatagataaaagtgaaactaaaatatcattaaataaataacaaattcctaatttgttacatcatgtcatgaatttaagggctctatcctaacagtTGGTAGCCCTCTACCTCATTGATTCGTCCCTATtgcagtcatgccatttgattctggctcagacgggtgttatcaacaaaatttataaaacctaacacctcacactagggtagcatagctaaaatagtatagtggctctaggatcgtccataaaaatgggttttcatcgtacagttgacttaaatgaaggaaataaaatggtgctttttcttatgaaaattagcttttaaagaaaatggaattgtggttgcaaagattgattttaagttaagcaaaaacaataagtgaagttaactataaagaaaaggtctcttggagctttaggtcactaggatcgagttccttaggcaaatggggagattccggatcttctcctcgcgttggggataataacataaaggatggttatctcccgaaacggttttatatttaacaattaagatttgatccaaaggtttCATGAGAAATggtaattgcttcccattaatggcttcaaacactaaagactttcaccttgaaccaccttccaatggctcgtaaatgacaACTAATaaacatccatggatctagcaataagcatccattgaatccgaaaagcttaacaagtattggccattcaaggggattttaagggatttaaagctaaaccttgaaataaaaaccattgatggttaacaactactgtcaattaaagcaaggacaactcccaccttttcattcaggtccttcacctaacttccatcactccaagaaacgtaaaacctagccactcatcccctgagaaatcatcctcaaaggttgtttggctatcaagaaaagtgaaaacaaaatgagaaggaaaggcagagcaaaagctctatatatttcttactaccgGGATTTTTCAAGTGTTTAATGAATAACATACATAATATCACACCTGCtgtctctctctttatatataagctacctaaaagatatataaaaagatataaaagaaaatatctaggttggttacaaggagaaactaggaaattacacaaaatatcttaagataaaaatctaacggagtcggtgcacaggaagatttcgcataccatgcaaaatttggcatggtgtgcgaaatcctTTGGCTGCCTCTAgtggtttcgcatggtgtgcgaaatttcgcacagccATGCGAAAATGCtagttgttggatttcttcctctggttttcctccttgcatctctgattggcttggcaaagggttatgaagtgctccaaagcttggattcttcatgtatttaagctttaacttgctttgccatggattttaccaaattctccctcattcttggcttgtttcaatgatcaaatagcttccaaaaacaCCAATACTTGCCAAGAACTGATTAGTAatccttgctaggttccttaatgtgccaattgagttaaaaggtattaattactactcaaaaagtatttaaaatagttagtttcaagctataaaagagttctttttgagtagtaatcactctccccaaccgacatattgctagtctcttagcaatgaaggagggataaagaagaatagacagtaaaataatttacaaaatcatgttaatcactccaaaaaattctCAAGTGGCATGATACGGATTATACTTTCTCATGGAATATCAAAGAGGCACaacccaaccttcaacaagagtcatcaaataacttgtttaatcacaattcataaagagtaggcattatgcaaatttaagcatcaaaagaatttccactcccaaaggttcAATccttatttttccataaaaatctaagtgtttAGCTTATTAGTTTCCAATTATAGTATGTCGAACtattctctccccccaacctagttctttctcaaaccTTAGCAAATTGACCAACCtctaataggctaagaacgcacctcttttatttcacaatttttttttcattgtaggagtgcaatgctaaaggtattgtttCCTAAAGTGTCTATGTAATGGGGTTCCATCAATGACTCCCAAACAATCAaagtttagggcatcaagctttaaggatctttccaCCACTAACTCTTCAGATTTTTTCCCGGgcttttgagattgaaattcaatacctaagcacctacaatatgttaaactccacctattcacccttttaacgagcattgaggttggtgactcccaaccaatcaaggcttagggcactgggttttaaagactttcaccgtatacccctcggaccttgctcgggtttcaaggcaagcaaaacactttgttcttcctctttttttttttctttttttctttttgaaggcttattggccttttataaggtgtcccaacactattaaaatgtagtcaaaggtaccaagtcgaaattttcctaagttcagggggtgaaatagtttttccTCTTATAACCGGAACctaatgtgcacagtgtgtggtaagattaaagtggaagaaataaggttgaattccataggagtttcaataaatCATCAACTTCactaagcataatacaaactctaagatttGAGTAAAAAGGCAATaactcaatttctcccattttattttgatttttccttaataaccatgaaaagtagaatgaaaacttttaaaattaagcaaaaagtaactaaattaacaaattaacctagcattatttaacaaaacttccttccttaactctccccccaaccgagatcaacattgccctcaatgtttcaaaagcaattgaaaataaagggaggaagtggtacctcctgagtgaaatggagtctgagtcgtataggagaaaccacatgagtcaaaaaacaaaagggtaatgagtagaagaaataggaaaatgctaagtataataaaaaaccatgatgtctatatattaatctaagaaagtacaatatgagatatgatcatgtaatacatTTAATCCTATAATATAAAGTATCAAAATAAGGACAAATCTCTAGTAATATAACATGTAAATACAACAAGATAAAGAGATGTCCTATGATCAAACGGTGAGAGCCTCAAGTGGAAATGATGCCTCCTTAGGCATAGCTGTGACTGTGGGAGGCTCATCCTGAGGTGGTGGAATCTGGACCTCTACTGGTGTAGTGTCCTCAGCCGGAGCTATAGGCGCTGAGGATACGGGAAGGTCAGGTTGAGGCGGAGGCAAGAGTCCCAGGTGCTGTTGAATCTGGCGGAGAATAGCAGTATGCTCGACTTGATGGGCATGCATCTCCGCCATCTGCTAGAATATAGTAGAATGGGTGGTGGTGAGTGTCTAAACGGTATGCACCAAGGCACGAAACTCCGAAGCCGATATAGTAATGGAAGGCTCGAATGTAGTAGGCGCGACTGGTAGAACAGTAGAAATTATAAACGAAGCAGCAGAAGTAGCCTCAAGTGTGGGCACTGGCGGTGCAATCTCTGCCAGGAGCTCGCCCTGCTCTGGCTGTGGAGGCACTGGAGGTGCTACCATGTGAGGTACTCCTAGCAGTGTAGAATAGCCCACCAACTGATTCCATTTGTCGAAAGTGAATCGCTCTTGACAAAGGCGGCGGCGCTTGAGCCGAGGCTCAGTAGGAAAGCCTAAATACTCCAAGATCTGGCATAGCAACCTCGAAAATAGTAGTGGAATGGTGTTGGCCCTCTGGaccttcttcctatggaccttctcttcaaagtggATGAGGGAGGCCATGATCAAGTGGTACGGGCCAAAGTAGAAACCCTCGGATATACGGAATAACATGTCCAAAATAGCTTCTCTCCTCTGTACTGAATGTTGTAAAGGAAAGAGGTTGTAGCGTAGTACCACATCTATGAGGAGCATCCCAGGTGGAAGCTTCTTCCGTAAAAGAACCGAATCTGTGGAGGTcggattactactcaaaaagagcatattttagataataattctcatgagtttcacgtcttttgagtagtaattatgtctaaaacactcaattaacacgttgttgcccttgcaagagttactaacaagttttatgaagttttggagtcatttcaaggtatgtttttgataaatttgtgacaaaagagatgaatcaaattgaagaaaacaaataaagttgatgatgatccaaatgcaaaatgaaagaagcaatgaaatgcacttggaccaagctttggagcttaattgaaggtggtggagatggattaaaaatgaagaaatgagagaaattgcaaagaggagtCGGAATAGCATGATTttcgatttcgcatgaccatgcgaaattttcgcacagtcatgcgaaatgaaacagaaaGGAGGTGGTTGCAGCACATAAGGAAATTGTGAGAAAGTGATTTCGCATaaccatgcgaaatttcgcacagtcatgcgaaacattccagaagaacgaaattgAAGCTGTTGGATTTTCCACTTCACatcatcatgcgagattgctaggggcttgtgcgaaaatgcattttctccagattccttgatgaagaagcatctggaagacctctaaaaagttgccaagtgtcctttttaccttggcctataaatagaaacaagATGGactcattgaattttttttacttttgatacattttctaattgtagaacttttcatacttcttctctctatataattcttcactttccttcaatttctcttactttctcggtagccaaacatgtcttgtgagatcaaatctccaagcatgagtggctaaatctcgtttttcttggaggagggaggatctagaggcaagatctatggtgaattagagaattgagcttgaattgcaaaggtaatttgatccaattgattaattaattgaaatttggggatttttctcttcaaattgtcttggatgattactacaatgcaagctaggtagattcatcaaattcttaatgctagatttgatgagattgaatagttgcattgtgtgaatcatcggaagataatttaagatgaattgaatatatgattcatgcctaattggtgtctcagctgattcgtgtccagctggtgctccttgatggcgggagtaatcaacaaaatttattacctattacaccatgaactagggtagcaaagaaaaagctactatagcatagtggccctaggatcgttcactgggaagggtttccaaactgaaaatgataccaattcaaagtgaattggtgctatttcatttcaaggttagcttaagaaataaaacacaaactttggttgaaaaaggtttggacttagattaacaacacagcaagtgatggaaattacttaagaagaaaaacattccttggatattcaggttcacaggggaggttcctcatgcaatagcatagctccggtcagttggttcaattcctcgcattagagaattaacataaagtcaattctctaacaggtgctgcacaaatgcatccctcaattggatttcagctttaattctctcactgatgcaacttgcaatggttcgagtctctcacttagcctttaccattcaaggtgatctttaaccttggacttcctttcacaagctcgcaagagataactaatggatgtctccttagagtccaaaagcttaccaagtgttggcaattctagaaaatcctaccttcaagtcacctccaaaaggctcgcaaggggtaaactagtgcatctccatggttagagatcacttgccttaccaagtgttggcccaggtgactccaaggcattttaagttaactaaaaacatagaaaccattcacgggacacactttctcttcattcatagttgaaaccacaaagcttctgattcttgcacttggaacctttctcggcaaccttaactccaaggaactaaaaggtttagttactcattctctggggaaaattcctcagagagtgcataactaagtaaacgaaaaaatacaatcaaagtgataaggtaaggtagagctcaagctctgtattttacttcctttgaaacttttacaaaaggttcatcaccctcagaacaagcTCCTCaggctctatttatatcaaaattacattaatagctattacatggatatttagccattttcctaacttaaaagctaaggaatcctataattggtggcttacaaggagagtttggggatttaggcaacaaaaatctgaagaaaaatatctccaagtgtcggttacaaatattgggaagcactaaggaccatttcgcaggtgaaaaagaggtctgcgagatttcacagatgtacaaaaagggctgcgaaatttcttcgtagcaaccagctgatttcgcactgCTGCGAAATGGTCTTTCaacttgtggtgttt is drawn from Vitis riparia cultivar Riparia Gloire de Montpellier isolate 1030 chromosome 18, EGFV_Vit.rip_1.0, whole genome shotgun sequence and contains these coding sequences:
- the LOC117905645 gene encoding uncharacterized protein LOC117905645, translating into MRLGVFSRNIRSKHVFEPVESQVTDSKRAEEEVHTPSILDEAEDVDQTIRDSNNAAGMVHIMAAESFEGQKTQQAEAWRPTSTTQALEKGKKLPPLHPKKVFIPPQPQEEKEDTMSSNLPDWEFTHGNKEIEVKDTQEVLQHTANDVENISNDGILVKERVSELPPTSAVHVSIPLPQSLVGLPTPFSSSRAPVPLTTLTSAPEKPILSSFSTVGSDSSPTIISSHELQGRRAAPTVENPTLPISTMTNASTLVPGSSNLQPPPQAEHQGILRDEESIPQIGPHAQAGSLAWIRETSIQVQGPGFSPAGYSILEQIFTKYGT